Proteins encoded within one genomic window of Acidithiobacillus sp. AMEEHan:
- the bamB gene encoding outer membrane protein assembly factor BamB, with the protein MGYVTAGRMRTGLRAIAMLGTIFTLSGCGVWNWAFGPSEPAPKPMAAMQQKISVAFATDWQARLYGEWRLDPYNATQIQVTDHAIYLSDDSGNLLALSRSGRLRWVFHLDGKSPRGPTVAGGVVYVGTDRGTLYAVSAEKGKKLWKVQLGAEPSSPITVADQRLFLQLSNGHLLALGTHNGSVDWTFSLPQPSLLLRRNSGIVISGQTLYTGFADGKLVALSTNDGAELWRATVAIPHGNNELARMVDVAATPVLDGNRVIAAAYQGNIAAFSKDSGEQDWSRPMSTVLTPILHDGRLFVAGSDGQIYAMDPASGTVEWRNTRFKGQSLSGMSLCDGKLLLTNYAGQVITIDPQTGHRTGQETVSSSGIQTAPVCVGKDRFLVLSGVGTLYQLQFTQP; encoded by the coding sequence ATGGGCTATGTTACGGCAGGCCGCATGCGTACTGGACTGCGTGCCATTGCCATGCTCGGGACGATCTTCACGCTGAGTGGTTGTGGTGTCTGGAATTGGGCCTTTGGTCCCTCGGAGCCAGCTCCCAAGCCAATGGCGGCCATGCAGCAAAAGATTTCTGTCGCATTTGCCACCGACTGGCAGGCTCGTCTTTACGGCGAGTGGCGTCTGGATCCCTACAATGCCACACAGATTCAGGTCACGGACCATGCGATCTACCTGAGTGACGACTCTGGAAATCTGCTTGCTCTCTCCCGAAGCGGGCGCTTGCGCTGGGTATTCCATCTGGACGGCAAGAGTCCGCGCGGCCCCACAGTTGCCGGTGGTGTGGTATATGTGGGTACCGATCGCGGCACGCTCTACGCGGTCTCTGCGGAAAAAGGCAAGAAACTCTGGAAGGTGCAGTTGGGCGCAGAGCCCAGCAGCCCCATCACTGTGGCTGATCAACGTCTGTTCTTGCAGTTGTCGAATGGCCATTTGCTCGCCTTGGGTACCCATAATGGTTCGGTCGACTGGACCTTCTCCCTTCCGCAACCGTCCTTACTGCTGCGGCGAAACAGCGGCATCGTGATTTCCGGCCAGACCCTTTATACTGGTTTTGCCGACGGCAAGCTGGTCGCTCTCAGTACCAACGATGGCGCCGAACTTTGGCGCGCCACCGTCGCTATCCCGCACGGCAACAACGAACTCGCGCGCATGGTGGACGTCGCTGCAACACCGGTATTGGACGGCAATCGCGTGATCGCCGCAGCCTATCAGGGAAACATAGCAGCTTTCAGCAAGGATAGTGGGGAGCAAGACTGGAGTCGCCCAATGTCGACGGTCCTCACCCCGATTCTGCACGATGGCCGGCTCTTTGTGGCCGGCAGCGATGGCCAGATCTACGCGATGGATCCTGCCAGCGGCACCGTGGAGTGGCGCAATACGCGTTTCAAGGGCCAATCATTGAGCGGCATGAGTCTCTGTGATGGCAAGCTGCTGCTGACCAATTATGCCGGTCAGGTGATCACCATCGACCCGCAGACTGGCCACCGCACCGGTCAGGAAACCGTTTCCAGCAGCGGCATCCAAACCGCACCGGTGTGTGTGGGTAAGGATCGTTTTCTCGTTTTGAGTGGTGTTGGAACCCTCTATCAGCTGCAGTTTACGCAGCCATAG
- a CDS encoding tetratricopeptide repeat protein yields MTGPDFTELLQRHRKLLIVVFVLIIAGVLAFFAYDKYQRHQNERAAVLYSELTDSLASSNDATARVSAETLIHDYAATPYASMARFYLARLDIDAKQDGKAEEQLLQLTRKADLPKGMQGLARSALARLYVDNGKYQQALELLQRPDAAFAAVDWELRGDAEAKLRHDDRARDDYEKAIANLPASDPYVVYLQMKMANLGVS; encoded by the coding sequence ATGACTGGCCCCGACTTTACCGAACTTCTCCAACGTCATCGCAAGCTGTTGATCGTGGTCTTCGTGCTGATCATCGCCGGGGTTCTGGCGTTTTTTGCTTACGACAAATATCAGCGGCATCAAAATGAACGCGCGGCCGTACTGTACAGCGAGCTGACCGATAGCTTGGCAAGCAGCAACGACGCCACGGCCCGTGTCAGTGCGGAAACCCTGATCCATGATTATGCGGCTACCCCCTACGCCAGCATGGCGAGGTTTTATCTGGCCCGGCTGGACATCGATGCCAAGCAGGATGGCAAGGCGGAAGAGCAGCTATTGCAGCTGACCCGAAAAGCTGACCTGCCAAAGGGGATGCAGGGGCTGGCACGTAGCGCACTGGCGAGATTGTACGTGGATAATGGAAAATATCAGCAGGCGCTGGAATTACTACAGAGGCCCGATGCTGCCTTTGCGGCGGTGGATTGGGAGTTGCGCGGCGATGCGGAAGCGAAACTGCGGCACGATGACCGCGCTCGCGACGACTATGAAAAAGCGATCGCAAACCTGCCCGCAAGCGACCCCTATGTGGTATACCTTCAAATGAAAATGGCAAATTTGGGAGTTTCTTGA
- the hisS gene encoding histidine--tRNA ligase, producing MAKTTLTAVRGMNDILPPESGAWQRLEQSFRDVLARYGCAEIRSPIIEQSALFARAIGDVTDIVQKEMYTFADRNGDSLTLRPEGTAGVVRALIEHGVLRGQTPRLYYLGPMFRHERPQRGRYRQFHQLGVEFFGIAGASADAEIIALSARLLASAEISAQLQLNSLGTPESHANYREILLAYLRPHAQQLCSDCQERLERNPLRVLDCKIESCQEIASGAPQLLQHLDPESAAHFALLEELLQGMGIAYTINPRLVRGLDYYHRTVFEWVADGLGSQGTVLAGGRYDGLVAQLGGPETPAIGFALGMERILALRALRQASEPVTGPTLFLGALDEAVLPAVFRRAEELRSQGLSIVVAGPGSVKSLLKQAQRSAARYQVLLGASDLTGGDVLLKEQEGQAEWRGPWAELSRALASLGVDFP from the coding sequence TTGGCAAAAACGACCCTCACGGCCGTGCGGGGGATGAACGACATTCTGCCTCCGGAAAGCGGCGCCTGGCAGCGGCTCGAGCAGTCTTTTCGTGATGTGCTCGCGCGTTATGGCTGTGCCGAGATCCGTTCTCCCATCATCGAGCAAAGTGCCCTTTTTGCCCGAGCCATTGGGGATGTCACCGATATCGTGCAGAAGGAGATGTATACCTTCGCCGATCGCAACGGTGACTCTCTGACCCTGCGTCCCGAGGGCACCGCCGGTGTGGTGCGTGCCTTGATCGAACACGGTGTGCTGCGCGGGCAGACCCCTCGGCTCTATTACCTAGGGCCGATGTTTCGCCACGAGCGCCCGCAACGTGGCCGCTACCGTCAATTTCATCAGCTTGGGGTCGAATTCTTTGGCATTGCCGGAGCCAGCGCGGACGCTGAGATCATTGCATTGTCGGCGCGACTGCTGGCCAGCGCCGAGATCTCCGCGCAGCTGCAGCTCAACTCGTTGGGCACCCCAGAGTCCCACGCCAACTACCGCGAAATTCTTCTTGCATACCTGCGTCCTCACGCGCAACAACTTTGCAGTGATTGCCAGGAAAGACTGGAACGTAATCCGCTACGCGTGCTCGACTGCAAGATAGAGTCATGTCAAGAGATTGCCAGTGGAGCTCCGCAGTTGCTGCAACATCTCGATCCGGAATCGGCCGCGCATTTCGCACTGCTGGAGGAATTACTGCAGGGCATGGGTATTGCGTATACAATCAACCCACGCTTGGTGCGTGGCCTCGACTATTACCATCGGACAGTCTTCGAATGGGTTGCCGACGGCTTGGGTTCGCAGGGTACAGTCCTCGCCGGCGGCCGCTACGACGGGCTGGTGGCGCAACTTGGCGGTCCGGAAACACCCGCTATCGGCTTTGCCCTCGGTATGGAGCGGATTCTCGCGCTGCGGGCGCTGCGGCAGGCAAGTGAACCGGTGACGGGCCCCACACTTTTTCTCGGTGCCCTAGATGAAGCCGTATTGCCAGCTGTCTTCCGGCGCGCCGAGGAGTTGCGTAGCCAAGGCCTGAGCATTGTGGTCGCCGGACCGGGCTCGGTGAAATCCTTGCTGAAACAAGCGCAGCGAAGCGCGGCACGCTACCAAGTGTTGCTGGGCGCCAGCGACCTGACAGGCGGCGATGTTCTCCTCAAGGAACAGGAAGGGCAGGCCGAGTGGCGGGGCCCCTGGGCAGAACTGTCGCGTGCCTTGGCATCCCTTGGCGTTGATTTCCCCTAA
- the ispG gene encoding flavodoxin-dependent (E)-4-hydroxy-3-methylbut-2-enyl-diphosphate synthase, giving the protein MQHQSPIQRRKSRQIHVGKVAIGGDAPISVQSMTNTETRDVTATVAQIRRLEAVGADIVRVSVPSMEAAEAFKAIRAQVEVPLVADIHFDHRIALQVMSDGVDGLRINPGNIGSIDKARLVVEMAKDKGIPIRIGVNAGSLEKDLQEKYGEPTPEALVESALRHVAILDELDFHDVKISVKASDVFLAVGAYRLLAQKVDYPLHLGITEAGGLRSGTVKSAIGLGLLLNEGIGDTIRVSLAADPVEEIRVGFDILKSLHLRQKGINLIACPSCSRQEFDVIKTINALEGRLEDILEPMDVSVIGCVVNGIGEAKEADIGLTGGDKRSILYYRGKQVDRIENQDIVDVLEKRIRAEVAERRAARNEA; this is encoded by the coding sequence ATGCAACATCAGTCACCCATTCAGCGTCGTAAAAGCCGGCAGATCCATGTAGGCAAGGTCGCCATTGGGGGCGACGCGCCAATTTCCGTGCAAAGCATGACCAATACCGAAACCCGAGACGTGACCGCGACCGTCGCGCAAATTCGGCGGCTCGAGGCGGTCGGTGCCGACATCGTTCGCGTATCCGTGCCGAGTATGGAGGCGGCCGAGGCATTCAAAGCCATTCGCGCGCAGGTTGAAGTCCCGTTGGTTGCCGATATTCATTTTGATCATCGCATTGCCTTACAGGTAATGAGCGATGGTGTGGATGGTCTGCGCATCAATCCCGGCAATATCGGCTCGATCGACAAAGCGCGATTGGTCGTCGAGATGGCAAAAGACAAAGGGATTCCGATCCGTATTGGGGTAAATGCCGGCAGCCTCGAAAAAGACCTGCAAGAGAAGTATGGCGAGCCGACGCCGGAGGCCTTGGTCGAATCGGCTTTGCGCCATGTCGCCATCCTCGACGAGCTCGATTTTCATGACGTAAAGATCAGCGTCAAGGCTTCCGACGTCTTTTTGGCCGTGGGCGCCTACCGTCTGCTTGCGCAGAAAGTTGACTATCCACTGCACCTGGGAATCACCGAAGCCGGCGGTCTACGTTCCGGGACCGTGAAATCCGCCATCGGTCTGGGTCTGCTTCTCAACGAAGGCATTGGTGACACCATCCGCGTATCTCTGGCGGCGGACCCGGTCGAGGAAATCCGTGTGGGCTTCGATATCCTCAAGAGCCTGCATCTGCGCCAAAAGGGGATCAACCTGATTGCCTGTCCGTCTTGTTCTCGCCAAGAGTTTGATGTCATCAAGACCATCAATGCCTTGGAAGGGCGTCTGGAAGACATCCTCGAACCCATGGATGTGTCCGTGATCGGCTGTGTGGTCAATGGGATCGGCGAAGCCAAGGAAGCGGATATCGGACTGACCGGCGGAGACAAACGCAGCATCCTCTATTATCGTGGCAAGCAGGTGGATCGGATCGAGAATCAGGACATCGTCGATGTCCTCGAGAAACGGATCCGCGCCGAAGTGGCAGAGCGTCGCGCCGCCCGCAACGAAGCCTGA
- a CDS encoding helix-turn-helix domain-containing protein, with the protein MDEEFTKLLTQLRSARIARGWELTEAAQKLHITSTQIAALEEGRFDELPGALFARGYLRNYARLLDLDADELLAAYDRYRGASGLQASKEVLPRSELPLLDYSGKTLFFSLLLALVLILLGWWLWGRGGPASSAPIATAASASAKPSAPQVVMSTPAESAAVTGSAFSLAATTTAGATTSATASTLSPQMRGLAFHFTGDCWVQVRDSSGTIVLSTLGRAGQELSVTQGQPPYRILVGKASAVQITYAGKAVALPANAMNVARVQVGSAPATAPSVSAKLAPSPSAAAQSRQSSRPLATTASSSGSAVASDISTFSEVAHATSVTHSAS; encoded by the coding sequence ATGGATGAGGAATTTACAAAGCTTCTGACGCAGTTGCGGTCGGCACGGATCGCGCGCGGCTGGGAACTGACGGAGGCCGCACAAAAGCTACACATCACCAGCACCCAGATTGCAGCGCTTGAGGAAGGTCGCTTCGACGAGCTGCCAGGCGCATTATTTGCGCGCGGCTATCTGCGCAACTACGCCCGTCTTCTCGATCTCGATGCAGATGAGCTGCTGGCCGCCTATGACCGCTACCGAGGCGCTTCTGGACTACAGGCAAGCAAAGAGGTACTTCCACGCAGCGAACTCCCGCTTCTGGACTATAGCGGCAAGACGCTGTTTTTTTCTCTCCTGCTCGCGCTTGTCCTGATTCTTCTTGGGTGGTGGCTATGGGGCAGGGGTGGCCCGGCCTCTTCGGCGCCGATTGCCACTGCGGCCAGTGCTTCTGCCAAACCCAGCGCCCCACAAGTGGTCATGTCTACCCCGGCAGAATCGGCAGCGGTTACCGGCTCGGCCTTCTCGCTGGCGGCGACCACCACGGCAGGCGCAACCACTTCTGCCACGGCAAGCACACTCTCTCCCCAGATGCGCGGCCTGGCCTTCCATTTTACCGGAGATTGCTGGGTACAAGTGCGCGACTCTAGTGGCACCATTGTTCTCTCCACCCTAGGGCGGGCGGGACAAGAGCTCTCCGTAACGCAGGGGCAGCCGCCATATCGTATATTGGTGGGCAAAGCGAGTGCCGTGCAAATCACCTATGCGGGAAAAGCCGTTGCCCTCCCGGCCAATGCCATGAACGTGGCGCGGGTACAGGTGGGCAGCGCGCCGGCCACAGCGCCGTCCGTTTCCGCAAAGCTTGCCCCAAGCCCCTCGGCCGCGGCACAATCACGGCAATCTTCTCGTCCCCTTGCCACCACTGCCTCTTCTTCGGGTTCAGCGGTCGCTAGCGACATATCTACTTTCAGCGAGGTAGCGCATGCAACATCAGTCACCCATTCAGCGTCGTAA
- the pilW gene encoding type IV pilus biogenesis/stability protein PilW, translated as MQSRELTRIRALLLFTMVLSTSACALFSGHEKLTPAEEAAAAARNAPPNPAASLRAAPPDRVAIYTSLGAAYLQGGHPRAAVRELKQAIGLPGKHGDAYNVLGLAYQALGEAELAESAFQSALAEEPGNPEFLNNYGAFLLEQGKFSAAVRQLSKATKDPLYSTPEYAWTNLAAAYRGLKQDNLAIVALQKALYFKPGYPPALLLWAEMEYQSHEFSSAVAHLQGVLAQEPSNAQALLLAGRIAWQQGRQDQARSLWERCVNASPYSAAGKEAQTLLLQHGASSNG; from the coding sequence ATGCAAAGTCGTGAGCTGACCCGTATCCGCGCGCTTTTGTTGTTCACCATGGTACTCTCTACCAGTGCTTGTGCTCTGTTTTCCGGCCACGAAAAGCTGACTCCTGCAGAGGAAGCGGCAGCGGCGGCGCGCAACGCTCCACCAAATCCTGCCGCCTCGCTCCGCGCGGCGCCGCCAGATCGGGTGGCCATTTATACTTCTCTCGGTGCAGCCTACTTGCAGGGCGGGCATCCCCGCGCGGCGGTGCGGGAACTGAAACAGGCTATTGGTCTGCCTGGCAAACACGGCGATGCCTACAACGTCTTGGGACTGGCCTATCAGGCGCTTGGCGAGGCGGAACTGGCAGAAAGCGCGTTCCAAAGCGCCCTCGCTGAGGAGCCCGGCAATCCAGAATTTTTGAATAATTATGGTGCGTTCCTCCTGGAGCAAGGCAAATTCTCCGCTGCGGTGCGACAGCTCAGCAAGGCCACCAAAGATCCTTTGTACAGTACGCCGGAGTATGCCTGGACCAATCTCGCGGCTGCCTACCGCGGTCTGAAGCAAGACAACCTGGCGATTGTCGCCTTGCAGAAGGCGCTTTATTTCAAACCCGGATATCCCCCCGCGTTATTGTTGTGGGCGGAAATGGAATATCAGAGCCACGAGTTCTCCTCCGCTGTCGCACATCTACAGGGAGTACTGGCACAGGAGCCGAGCAATGCTCAGGCATTGCTCCTCGCCGGCAGGATCGCTTGGCAGCAGGGGCGCCAAGATCAGGCGCGTTCCCTGTGGGAGCGCTGCGTCAACGCCAGCCCCTACTCGGCAGCGGGAAAGGAAGCGCAAACCCTGCTTTTACAGCATGGCGCCAGCAGCAATGGATGA
- the rlmN gene encoding 23S rRNA (adenine(2503)-C(2))-methyltransferase RlmN, which translates to MSVPAPIKVADRPNLLGLDRAGLEALFAAWGEPRFRAAQVLQWLHARQVSDFGQMSNVSKKLRARLEDTCETAEFEVLREQHAVDGTRKWLLGLADGNAIETVFIPEEERGTLCISSQVGCSLACSFCATGAQGLNRNLETHEIIAQIRVARRVLGLDAISNVVFMGMGEPLLNLKQVLPAIRLLLDDYGYGLSSRRVTVSTAGVLPGLAQLGRESPVNLAISLHATRDDIRDELVPINRHYPLAELLAACRAYPLPPRRRITFEYVMLEGVNDQDQHARELVRLLTGMPALVNLIPFNPFPETRYRRSSQSRIDAFREIVLRAGLMTVTRKTRGDDIAAACGQLAGQVQQGRRSVPLQVLN; encoded by the coding sequence ATGAGCGTTCCTGCGCCGATCAAGGTTGCTGACCGTCCCAACCTCCTAGGCCTGGACCGGGCGGGTCTGGAAGCGCTGTTCGCAGCGTGGGGCGAGCCGCGCTTTCGTGCCGCCCAGGTATTGCAGTGGCTGCATGCCCGACAGGTCAGTGACTTTGGGCAAATGAGCAACGTCAGCAAGAAGTTGCGTGCGCGACTGGAAGACACCTGCGAAACGGCGGAGTTCGAGGTGCTGCGCGAGCAGCACGCTGTCGATGGTACGCGCAAATGGCTACTGGGATTGGCCGATGGGAATGCCATTGAAACGGTGTTCATTCCTGAAGAGGAGCGCGGCACCCTGTGCATCTCCTCCCAGGTCGGCTGCTCTCTCGCCTGTAGCTTCTGCGCTACTGGCGCGCAGGGTCTCAACCGTAACCTGGAAACACACGAAATCATTGCACAGATTCGTGTCGCGCGGCGCGTCCTCGGTCTCGATGCCATCAGCAACGTCGTCTTCATGGGTATGGGCGAACCGCTGCTCAATCTGAAACAGGTTCTGCCCGCCATCCGCCTGCTCTTGGACGACTATGGTTATGGCCTCAGCTCGCGACGCGTGACCGTCAGCACCGCGGGAGTGCTGCCGGGCTTGGCACAGTTGGGGCGGGAAAGCCCGGTAAACCTCGCCATCAGTCTGCACGCCACCCGCGACGATATTCGGGACGAGCTCGTGCCGATCAACCGTCATTATCCCCTCGCTGAGTTGCTCGCCGCCTGTCGTGCATATCCTCTTCCACCACGCCGGCGGATCACCTTCGAATACGTGATGTTGGAAGGAGTCAACGATCAGGATCAGCATGCCCGCGAGTTGGTGCGCCTGTTGACTGGAATGCCGGCATTGGTGAATCTGATCCCCTTCAATCCGTTCCCGGAAACGCGCTATCGGCGCAGCTCCCAGTCCCGCATCGATGCATTTCGCGAGATCGTCCTGCGTGCGGGCCTGATGACTGTCACGCGTAAGACGCGCGGCGATGATATCGCTGCCGCCTGCGGTCAGCTCGCCGGCCAAGTCCAACAGGGACGGCGTAGTGTTCCTCTTCAGGTGCTGAATTGA
- a CDS encoding DUF1641 domain-containing protein — MTTEQSTVPALSPEQWAGLGRLGGMISGAESFLGSPASSAVLGMALRLGEWNERYELEASIEELLSTVYALRRAGVLQWVTDNAEFLRDNVELLRGFVPQILEVVRDIPWATLAKAMQMLGDVLPKVQALGEFLQTGAGNDLVAQLKKLGDLWEETRADESIVAALRLLRQLQEDGNLQRIADLSRQIGLLAETIPVESLLGQLMQEQEKSPLMTSLATLLHSGKAMAKALEDAAEHEAQGKAGGISGLYHMLKDADVQRGMRVVAVLPVYLQKAGVLPKNVAA; from the coding sequence ATGACCACGGAACAGAGTACGGTGCCCGCGCTCAGCCCGGAACAATGGGCGGGTCTGGGGCGATTGGGAGGCATGATCAGTGGCGCGGAGTCTTTCCTCGGCAGCCCGGCAAGCAGTGCTGTACTGGGCATGGCCTTGCGCCTTGGGGAATGGAATGAGCGCTATGAACTCGAAGCTTCCATCGAGGAGCTGTTGTCCACTGTCTACGCGCTGCGTCGTGCTGGCGTGTTGCAATGGGTAACCGACAATGCGGAATTTCTGCGCGACAACGTTGAGTTGTTACGCGGTTTCGTCCCACAGATTCTGGAAGTCGTGCGGGACATCCCCTGGGCAACTTTGGCAAAGGCGATGCAAATGTTGGGCGATGTGCTGCCCAAGGTGCAGGCGCTCGGAGAATTCCTGCAGACGGGTGCCGGCAATGATCTGGTCGCACAACTCAAGAAATTGGGCGACCTATGGGAAGAAACGCGCGCCGATGAAAGCATCGTTGCCGCCCTGCGCTTGCTTCGGCAGTTGCAGGAGGATGGCAATCTGCAGCGGATAGCGGATCTCAGCCGCCAGATTGGCCTGCTGGCAGAGACCATTCCAGTGGAATCATTGCTTGGGCAGCTGATGCAAGAGCAGGAAAAAAGTCCCCTGATGACCAGCCTTGCCACCTTGCTGCATTCTGGCAAGGCGATGGCCAAGGCCCTGGAAGATGCTGCAGAACATGAAGCCCAAGGAAAAGCCGGTGGGATATCCGGGCTCTACCACATGCTGAAGGACGCGGATGTGCAGCGCGGCATGCGCGTGGTGGCAGTTCTGCCGGTCTATCTGCAGAAGGCCGGGGTGCTGCCCAAGAACGTCGCCGCCTAA
- a CDS encoding FAD-dependent oxidoreductase, which yields MKPHIVVLGGNFAGLGSAQKIRQYCGDTVRITVLDRKDYLLFVPNIPAEVYEDRDPSKTLSMDLRSTLAEDDIDFIQGEVKALDVDAKRVDFVPNERPGAASESLHYDYVVVAVGNRLAFDKIEGFAEHGHTCTDFYYGNKLRRYLHNEYKGGPVAIGSARFHQGDGTKDIKLYGGHAFPSAEAACEGPPVETMLATATWLKEHGMGGPEKVTVFTPAGLIAEDAGEQVVGNLLKIASGMGFNYVNNGKDITRITKEGVELAGGQNIEAELKIIFPDWVPHDFLKGLPISDSEGFVVTDTTMRNPKYPNVFAAGDAAAITVPKLGGIGHAEAEIVGKQIAKDLGRMSAAEADKELEPVVYCIGDMGANQAFYIRSNSWFGGPDQVLKMGHVPFLLKMQYKNLFFKTRGKMPEWGLDASKLLAEKVFAA from the coding sequence ATGAAACCGCATATCGTCGTATTGGGAGGGAACTTTGCCGGCTTGGGTTCTGCGCAGAAAATCCGGCAATATTGTGGCGACACGGTGCGCATCACCGTGCTGGACCGAAAGGATTATCTGCTCTTCGTGCCGAATATCCCCGCGGAAGTCTACGAGGATCGGGACCCGAGCAAGACCTTGTCCATGGATTTACGCAGCACGCTGGCGGAAGATGACATTGATTTCATCCAGGGTGAAGTGAAAGCGCTGGATGTAGATGCCAAACGGGTGGACTTCGTGCCCAATGAACGGCCAGGAGCGGCCAGCGAGTCTCTCCACTACGATTATGTCGTCGTAGCCGTGGGCAATCGTCTGGCCTTCGACAAGATCGAAGGTTTTGCCGAGCATGGTCATACCTGCACCGATTTTTACTATGGCAACAAATTGCGCCGGTACCTGCATAACGAATACAAGGGCGGACCGGTGGCTATCGGTTCTGCACGCTTCCATCAGGGTGATGGCACCAAGGACATCAAGCTCTACGGTGGCCATGCCTTTCCCAGTGCCGAAGCCGCTTGCGAAGGCCCGCCAGTGGAAACTATGTTGGCAACGGCCACTTGGCTCAAGGAACATGGCATGGGCGGTCCAGAGAAGGTCACCGTGTTTACGCCTGCAGGCCTGATTGCCGAGGACGCCGGCGAGCAGGTGGTCGGCAACTTGCTGAAAATTGCCTCAGGCATGGGTTTCAACTATGTCAACAACGGGAAGGACATCACCCGGATCACCAAGGAGGGTGTGGAACTGGCGGGTGGCCAGAATATCGAGGCAGAACTGAAAATCATCTTCCCCGATTGGGTACCCCACGACTTCCTCAAGGGACTGCCGATTTCCGACAGTGAGGGTTTTGTGGTCACCGACACCACCATGCGCAACCCCAAGTATCCCAATGTGTTCGCGGCCGGTGATGCGGCGGCGATCACCGTCCCCAAACTGGGCGGAATCGGTCATGCCGAGGCGGAAATCGTCGGCAAGCAAATCGCCAAGGACTTGGGCCGCATGAGCGCTGCCGAAGCCGACAAGGAGCTGGAGCCGGTGGTGTACTGCATTGGCGACATGGGCGCGAATCAGGCGTTCTACATTCGCTCGAACAGTTGGTTTGGTGGTCCCGATCAGGTATTGAAAATGGGTCACGTCCCATTTCTGCTGAAAATGCAGTACAAGAACCTCTTCTTCAAGACACGCGGCAAGATGCCGGAGTGGGGTCTCGATGCCTCCAAGCTCCTGGCGGAAAAGGTATTCGCCGCCTGA
- a CDS encoding ABC transporter permease, whose protein sequence is MKRIGPSRGLSLETPLLLFSLAILGILIAPFSEMFFGLDWQHLQFAPNDPEAIRTSLLFSGSALLLCVLLGTPLAWWMARRRYRWSPVVDALILLPLLTPPLALGILLASFFGPYAAAGEFLSHWGLRLVNTAPAFIMAQVYAAMPYYVLSARAAFEGVPTDLEEISHTLGKSSWQTFWLVTLPMARNGLTAATALAWVRAMGEFGVVLIVAYYPMGIPVKIYQNLEDIGLSAVYPLLWVFFLVAIPLPLWIRLRSRRQQVPL, encoded by the coding sequence ATGAAGCGAATCGGACCGTCGCGCGGCCTTTCCCTGGAGACGCCCCTACTGCTGTTTTCCCTGGCGATCCTTGGCATCCTGATCGCTCCTTTCTCCGAGATGTTTTTCGGCTTGGACTGGCAGCACCTGCAGTTTGCTCCCAACGACCCAGAAGCGATCCGCACCTCCTTGCTTTTCAGTGGTTCGGCCCTGCTGCTCTGTGTGCTGTTGGGAACGCCTCTCGCCTGGTGGATGGCACGTCGACGCTATCGCTGGAGTCCCGTTGTCGATGCACTGATCCTTTTGCCGCTACTCACCCCGCCACTGGCGCTCGGCATTCTCCTGGCCTCTTTTTTCGGACCCTATGCCGCCGCCGGGGAGTTTCTCTCGCATTGGGGACTGCGCCTGGTCAATACCGCACCGGCTTTCATCATGGCCCAGGTCTATGCCGCCATGCCCTATTATGTCCTCTCCGCCCGCGCCGCCTTCGAAGGCGTTCCCACCGATCTCGAGGAAATCAGCCATACCCTGGGCAAGTCCTCCTGGCAGACTTTCTGGCTGGTGACCCTACCGATGGCTCGCAACGGCTTGACTGCAGCAACAGCTCTGGCGTGGGTGCGAGCGATGGGAGAATTCGGCGTGGTGCTGATCGTTGCTTACTATCCTATGGGTATCCCCGTGAAGATATACCAAAATTTGGAAGACATTGGGCTGAGCGCCGTCTATCCCTTGCTTTGGGTGTTCTTTCTGGTGGCGATTCCCTTGCCGCTATGGATTCGACTGCGCAGCCGCCGCCAGCAGGTTCCGCTCTAA